In Anopheles stephensi strain Indian unplaced genomic scaffold, UCI_ANSTEP_V1.0 ucontig4, whole genome shotgun sequence, a single genomic region encodes these proteins:
- the LOC118516844 gene encoding uncharacterized protein LOC118516844, translated as MPVTRASTKDMDTVELSGAETAVMQQPEVSMQVQVLRIKLKVVHKRLINMQTDPTLAQVQSKMLEELKAEQHTLLNQLIEQLPYDLDKDIAEDEVFQAEYLVKAASLQSMDVKPPPVAAQLVMPQHRLHIPMPTFDGSYEQWPKFKAMFQDIMSRANESDAVKLHHLNKALTGKAAGIINASMMNSNNFESVWEILVQRFENPRLIVDKHIAGLLHLKALPRESAKDLRHLAETCKAHVDGLIFMEKPIDGTSNLIITHILSSCLDAETRKLWERSLKHGEFPELYKTLEFITRQTEVLESCATKEPQQRQPSGKPASTKAFVSSTPNPPQLCCALCKQQHPLHKCPTFLILTTTDKIEKLKTLNRCFNCFGTGHAVSKCPSPWSCRHCKGRHHTLIHVENSRVTPGPSPVTGRQSTTATTTLTTVVSSTVLLSTAMLNITDSAGVTHPARVLLDSGAQSSFITGRLAQFLCLPRKLVNIPLSGIGGSAGSNVRHTVTTTIHSRCSSYNATVEMLVLPKLTVEMPRQYINISHWSIPEACVLADPSFNNPAPIDLILGASLFYEILRTGRLSLGDNMPTLQETEFGWVVSGNTIIEEPLSSSMCAVVTHTNELDSLMKRFFELEEVSGTPSWSNEERACEEHYTATTTTDINGRYVVRLPRKAEMIGKLGDSKTSALRRFLAIERRLQREPETQQAYVDFMNEYLRLGHMSKVAATSMDAETFYLPHHPVFKADSTTTKCRVVFDASSKSSTGVSLNDTLMVGPTIQQDATSILMRFRTRAVALTADVAKMYRQVLVHPTDRSLQRILWRNSPNEPIEEYELNTVTYGTASAPFLAVRSLQQTVEDHGKEYPAAATRSCDFYVDDFVSGSDSPAEAESLQVQTAELYAKTGFELRKWASNKPSVLQHVDQQQLAATPSAESGAEGVLATLGLVWDSSSDNMSFNINAPYVIGPITKRKVLSCIARIYDPLGIVDPVKAMAKQFLQRIWTLQTDQQHPWGWDDELPHHLQGQWINFHNQLIHLQELHIPRVAIGPDSISSQFHFFCDASEKGYGACCYIRSCNEQGVVTIQLFASKTKVTPISSKHSIARLELCAAQLASLLYNRVKSAVELQSPATFWTDSTTVVHWLRGSPSCWKPFVANRVSQVQQLTTGCAWRHIAGIDNPADLASRGCLSKELLNNPLWWQGPPWLNQPEEQWPESSISSFDDDAAAERRASTVACAVVEKPHHRVFTLYSSFSKLRRMMAYWVQYFNRCSKRRSYTGPGITTADLKEAEEVMCRLAQRDYFTQEIRALQRKESISSSSKLKWLHPQLGADGIIRVGGRLSNALLSEDTKHPIVVPNGHPLAHLLMDHFHKTLLHAGPQLMLSTSRQRYWILGGRNHARRTYHQCLTCFRARPISSETLMADLPSTRVTSNRPFSITGIDYCGPVFVKGAYRRAVATKAYVAIFVCFATRAIHIELVSNLTTEAFISALRRFVARRGLPAELHSDNATNFKGASNQLNEVYKLLHSSHHQRSIRTWTLDRRITWHFIPPRAPHFGGLWEAAVRSMKHHLVRVVGKTSLSFEDMATLLTEIESCLNSRPLTPLTDDPTDVTALTPGHFLVGSHLQHVPDAETAGVPENRLTHWRHVQQLMRHFWNRWHKEYLQQLQPRSKWYKDDERAIVPGTLVIIKEDNVPPLSWLLARVVEVHPGKDGKARVFTLQTSTKTKVVRPRVKLCVIPTAVGNY; from the coding sequence ATGCCAGTGACACGTGCGTCGACAAAGGACATGGACACCGTGGAGTTATCTGGAGCAGAAACTGCAGTAATGCAGCAACCAGAAGTGTCCATGCAAGTGCAAGTGTTGCGCATCAAGTTGAAGGTCGTGCATAAAAGGCTGATCAACATGCAGACCGATCCAACACTTGCACAAGTGCAATCCAAAATGCTGGAAGAGCTGAAGGCTGAACAACATACACTGCTGAATCAACTCATCGAGCAGCTACCGTATGATTTGGACAAGGACATCGCTGAGGACGAAGTGTTCCAGGCCGAATATTTGGTGAAAGCGGCATCTCTTCAGAGCATGGACGTCAAGCCTCCGCCGGTGGCAGCACAACTCGTAATGCCGCAACACCGTCTCCACATCCCGATGCCTACGTTCGACGGTAGCTACGAACAGTGGCCAAAGTTCAAGGCTATGTTCCAGGACATCATGAGCCGAGCCAATGAGTCTGATGCTGTGAAACTTCATCATTTGAACAAGGCGTTGACAGGAAAGGCTGCCGGCATAATCAACGCCTCAATgatgaacagcaacaacttcgAGAGTGTATGGGAGATCTTAGTCCAGCGGTTCGAGAACCCCCGGTTGATCGTCGACAAACACATCGCCGGGTTGTTACACCTCAAGGCGCTACCCCGAGAGTCTGCAAAGGATCTTCGTCACCTTGCCGAGACTTGTAAGGCGCATGTTGACGGTCTCATCTTCATGGAGAAGCCCATCGACGGAACCAGCAACCTCATCATCACCCACATTCTGTCATCGTGCCTAGATGCGGAAACTCGGAAGTTGTGGGAACGCTCGTTAAAGCATGGAGAGTTTCCTGAGCTGTACAAAACTCTTGAGTTCATCACTCGGCAGACGGAAGTGTTGGAAAGCTGTGCAACGAAGGAGCCTCAACAACGACAACCGTCGGGAAAACCAGCGAGCACCAAGGCATTTGTGTCATCGACTCCGAACCCTCCGCAGCTCTGTTGCGCTTTGTGTAAGCAGCAACATCCATTACACAAGTGCCCCACGTTTTTAATACTGACGACTACGGATAAGATCGAGAAGCTGAAAACATTGAACCgctgcttcaactgttttggtaCCGGACATGCAGTTTCTAAATGTCCCTCACCATGGTCGTGTCGTCACTGCAAGGGCAGGCATCACACGTTGATTCATGTGGAGAACTCACGTGTAACACCTGGTCCATCACCTGTTACTGGAAGACAATCTACAACCGCTACGACAACATTAACCACAGTTGTGTCATCCACTGTGTTGCTTTCGACGGCAATGCTCAACATCACCGACAGCGCAGGAGTCACCCATCCGGCACGTGTTCTTCTGGACAGCGGAGCACAATCCAGCTTCATCACTGGCAGGCTAGCCCAATTCCTATGTTTACCACGCAAATTGGTAAACATTCCCTTGTCAGGGATTGGTGGCAGCGCAGGATCGAACGTGCGACACACCGTGACTACTACCATTCATTCCCGATGCTCCAGTTACAATGCAACGGTGGAAATGTTAGTGCTTCCCAAACTGACGGTGGAAATGCCACGACAGTACATCAACATCAGCCACTGGAGTATTCCTGAAGCATGTGTTCTGGCTGACCCGTCGTTCAACAACCCAGCGCCTATCGACCTGATACTGGGAGCATCACTCTTCTACGAGATCCTGAGGACCGGACGGCTATCGTTGGGTGACAACATGCCAACGCTCCAAGAAACCGAATTtggttgggttgtcagcggaAACACCATCATCGAGGAACCATTGTCATCTTCAATGTGTGCAGTCGTCACGCACACCAACGAGCTGGACTCTTTGATGAAGAGATTCTTCGAACTAGAAGAGGTGAGCGGCACACCAAGCTGGAGCAACGAAGAACGTGCGTGTGAGGAGCATTATACAGCGACAACTACCACAGACATCAACGGTCGATACGTGGTTCGACTTCCCCGGAAAGCCGAAATGATCGGCAAACTTGGGGACTCAAAGACCAGCGCACTAAGAAGGTTCTTAGCAATAGAACGACGACTTCAAAGAGAACCGGAAACTCAACAAGCCTatgttgatttcatgaacGAGTACCTTCGCTTAGGTCATATGAGCAAGGTGGCAGCTACATCGATGGACGCTGAGACGTTCTATCTACCTCATCATCCGGTCTTCAAAGCCGATAGCACCACTACCAAGTGCCGTGTCGTCTTTGACGCATCGAGCAAATCATCAACGGGAGTATCATTGAATGATACGTTAATGGTCGGGCCGACCATTCAACAGGATGCTACCTCCATTTTGATGCGGTTCCGTACAAGGGCTGTTGCCCTCACAGCAGACGTGGCTAAAATGTACCGGCAGGTTTTGGTACATCCCACCGATCGATCCCTGCAACGCATCCTGTGGCGGAATTCACCAAACGAGCCCATCGAGGAGTATGAGCTCAACACCGTGACGTATGGGACAGCATCTGCACCGTTCCTGGCAGTACGATCATTACAACAAACGGTAGAAGATCATGGGAAGGAATATCCGGCTGCAGCTACGCGATCCTGTGACTTCTACGTGGATGATTTCGTGTCTGGAAGTGATTCGCCGGCAGAGGCTGAATCCCTACAAGTACAAACGGCAGAATTGTACGCGAAGACGGGGTTCGAGCTACGAAAATGGGCTTCCAACAAGCCATCCGTGCTACAGCATGTGGACCAACAGCAGTTAGCAGCCACTCCATCTGCTGAATCGGGAGCCGAAGGAGTTCTGGCAACTCTTGGTTTAGTTTGGGACTCATCTTCCGACAACATGAGTTTCAACATCAACGCGCCCTACGTTATTGGGCCAATAACGAAGCGGAAGGTCCTTTCTTGCATCGCCAGGATCTACGATCCTTTGGGAATTGTTGACCCAGTGAAAGCCATGGCGAAGCAATTCCTCCAACGTATCTGGACTCTTCAGACGGACCAGCAACATCCCTGGGGATGGGACGACGAACTACCGCATCACCTTCAAGGACAATGGATCAACTTCCACAACCAATTGATCCATCTACAGGAGCTACACATTCCTCGTGTAGCAATTGGACCTGACAGCATCTCTAGCCaattccatttcttttgcgaCGCGTCAGAAAAGGGATATGGAGCATGCTGTTACATCAGGAGCTGCAACGAACAGGGAGTCGTCACGATTCAACTGTTCGCCTCGAAGACGAAAGTGACACCAATAAGCAGCAAGCACTCCATCGCCCGACTGGAATTGTGCGCAGCACAATTAGCCAGCTTGCTTTACAATCGTGTGAAGTCAGCTGTCGAGTTGCAATCTCCAGCTACATTTTGGACGGATTCAACCACCGTGGTGCATTGGCTACGAGGATCACCAAGctgctggaagccgttcgtcgccAATCGTGTCTCGCAAGTGCAACAGCTTACAACTGGTTGTGCTTGGCGACACATTGCTGGAATAGACAACCCAGCGGACCTTGCATCACGCGGCTGCCTGAGTAAGGAGCTCCTCAACAATCCGTTATGGTGGCAGGGCCCACCATGGCTAAATCAACCGGAAGAGCAATGGCCGGAATCATCGATATCGTCATTTGACGACGACGCTGCCGCAGAAAGACGCGCCTCTACAGTGGCCTGTGCAGTTGTCGAGAAACCGCACCATCGCGTCTTCACGTTATACTCATCGTTCTCGAAGCTCAGAAGAATGATGGCGTATTGGGTTCAATACTTCAACCGTTGTTCAAAACGTCGATCGTATACTGGCCCTGGTATCACGACAGCAGACCTGAAGGAAGCAGAGGAAGTAATGTGCCGATTAGCGCAGAGGGATTATTTCACACAAGAAATAAGAGCACTACAACGGAAGGAATCAATTTCTTCGTCATCGAAGCTGAAGTGGCTGCATCCGCAGCTGGGAGCAGACGGCATCATTCGTGTTGGTGGCAGGCTTAGCAACGCATTGCTATCAGAGGACACCAAACATCCTATCGTGGTTCCCAACGGACATCCGTTAGCCCATCTGCTGATGGATCATTTCCACAAGACGCTGCTACATGCGGGACCACAGCTGATGCTGAGTACGAGCCGACAACGATATTGGATCTTGGGCGGCAGAAACCACGCGAGAAGGACTTATCATCAGTGCCTCACCTGTTTCCGTGCCCGTCCTATCTCATCAGAGACACTAATGGCAGATCTCCCTTCGACGAGAGTGACTTCCAACCGACCTTTTTCAATCACGGGGATTGATTACTGCGGTCCAGTTTTTGTGAAAGGCGCATACCGGCGAGCAGTTGCTACAAAGGCATATGTAGCCATCTTCGTGTGTTTCGCCACTCGTGCAATTCACATCGAACTTGTTTCCAACTTGACGACGGAAGCATTCATCTCAGCGTTACGTCGATTCGTGGCACGCCGTGGACTTCCAGCAGAGTTGCATTCAGATAATGCAACAAACTTCAAGGGAGCAAGCAACCAGCTAAATGAAGTCTACAAGCTgttgcattcatcacatcatCAAAGGAGCATCCGGACATGGACCTTGGACAGGAGGATTACGTGGCACTTCATTccaccgcgagctccccaTTTCGGTGGGCTTTGGGAGGCGGCTGTGCGCTCGATGAAACACCACCTAGTACGAGTTGTAGGCAAAACGTCTCTCTCCTTCGAAGACATGGCGACGCTGCTGACCGAAATTGAGTCATGCCTCAATTCTCGGCCATTAACACCGCTGACCGATGACCCCACTGACGTGACGGCCCTTACACCCGGACATTTCCTGGTTGGATCGCACCTCCAACATGTTCCAGATGCCGAGACAGCGGGCGTTCCTGAAAATCGGTTGACACATTGGCGACATGTTCAACAACTAATGCGTCACTTCTGGAACCGATGGCATAAGGAGTACTTACAGCAACTCCAACCGCGTTCGAAATGGTATAAGGATGATGAAAGGGCTATCGTTCCAGGTACGTTAGTGATCATCAAGGAAGATAATGTACCACCACTTTCTTGGCTGTTAGCACGAGTAGTTGAGGTCCATCCTGGAAAGGATGGAAAGGCTAGGGTATTTACACTGCAAACCAGTACCAAGACTAAGGTAGTTAGGCCTCGCGTAAAGCTATGCGTTATACCCACGGCAGTaggaaattattga